Proteins found in one Pontibacter sp. SGAir0037 genomic segment:
- a CDS encoding porin family protein, with translation MKKILFVCLLCLVTQLGVAQHVGLKGGLTYTTLKGDHAEDYDFRLGYTAGLLYQHHFSERVGIQTEALFTSKGAERDYTNNGLQIHETLRLNYIDIPVMLHLSSGGVFFDAGPQVSFIAKGRRLQESSASDNTTTVVKTNITDNPYAIDFGYVAGLGYRMPTGVGIELRYNGGVKNIYDEGPLTNLNLRNSTVLLMLSYLLPGR, from the coding sequence ATGAAAAAAATACTGTTTGTGTGCCTGTTGTGCCTGGTAACACAATTAGGTGTAGCCCAGCATGTGGGCCTGAAAGGTGGCCTTACCTATACTACCCTTAAAGGCGACCATGCCGAAGATTATGACTTTCGCCTGGGCTATACAGCCGGCCTTCTGTACCAGCACCACTTTTCGGAAAGAGTGGGTATCCAGACCGAAGCATTGTTTACTTCTAAAGGTGCCGAAAGAGACTATACAAACAATGGATTACAGATACATGAAACACTACGCCTGAACTATATAGATATACCTGTTATGCTTCATCTGTCTTCAGGCGGTGTATTCTTTGATGCAGGTCCGCAGGTTTCTTTTATAGCCAAAGGCAGAAGACTGCAGGAAAGCTCTGCCTCTGACAATACAACCACTGTTGTAAAAACCAATATTACCGATAATCCTTATGCCATAGATTTTGGCTATGTGGCTGGCTTAGGGTATCGCATGCCAACAGGTGTGGGTATCGAGTTAAGGTATAACGGAGGCGTAAAGAACATCTACGACGAAGGGCCTCTTACAAACCTTAACCTACGTAACTCTACAGTTTTACTCATGCTGAGC
- a CDS encoding SWFGD domain-containing protein, which produces MRSYENSGYNPYNDNYRSESRGSARNYYSDENDLTKRRMRTSSSAHGKDTLGGFGAGRDVHNTSGYGGTSTYGRSAGNWDNSKQNNSSSSWRNNDRNERDGWDRAGDEVKSWFGDDDAERRRRMDDRRDNESDRYSSRGSSNNYRSSDYGRSNYGGSNYGSSYDNNNSSSNWRNNDRNERDGWDRAGDEVKSWFGDDDAERRRRMDDRRDNESDRYNRGSYNTSFGTGASSYSGSYGSDNDSNDRDGLGFRRNSNAGSNYGSSSNYGRSNYGSTGSSSDWSNDYNSGSNRSWNRDHDNDHERGFWDRAGDEVKSWFGDEEAERRRRMDEMNDGNDDYRGNQRSSSNYTGRTTYDGPPYSYGSSSRRDYEW; this is translated from the coding sequence ATGAGAAGCTATGAAAATTCGGGCTACAACCCGTACAATGACAACTATCGGTCAGAAAGCAGAGGTTCTGCCAGGAATTACTATTCTGACGAGAATGATCTAACTAAAAGAAGAATGCGCACCTCTTCTTCTGCTCACGGTAAAGATACCTTGGGTGGATTTGGAGCCGGACGCGATGTACATAATACTTCTGGATACGGTGGTACGTCTACTTATGGACGCTCTGCTGGTAACTGGGATAACAGCAAACAAAATAATAGCTCTTCCAGCTGGCGCAACAACGACCGCAACGAGCGTGACGGCTGGGACCGTGCAGGCGACGAGGTAAAATCCTGGTTCGGCGACGACGATGCAGAGCGCAGAAGAAGAATGGACGACAGACGCGATAACGAGTCTGACCGCTATAGCAGCCGCGGCTCATCGAATAACTACCGAAGCTCAGACTATGGACGCTCCAACTACGGCGGCTCCAACTATGGCAGCAGCTACGACAATAACAATAGCTCATCTAACTGGCGCAACAACGACCGCAACGAGCGTGACGGTTGGGATCGTGCAGGCGACGAGGTAAAATCCTGGTTCGGCGACGATGATGCTGAGCGCAGAAGAAGAATGGACGACAGACGCGACAATGAGTCTGACCGCTATAACAGAGGCTCTTACAACACAAGCTTCGGAACCGGTGCATCCAGCTACAGTGGCTCTTACGGCTCCGATAACGACTCAAACGACCGCGATGGTTTAGGCTTTAGAAGAAACTCTAATGCAGGCAGCAACTACGGCTCCTCTTCTAACTATGGCCGCTCAAACTACGGCAGCACAGGTTCTTCCTCAGACTGGTCGAACGACTACAATTCTGGTAGCAACCGCAGCTGGAACCGCGACCATGACAATGATCATGAGCGTGGGTTCTGGGATAGAGCCGGTGACGAGGTAAAATCCTGGTTCGGTGATGAAGAAGCAGAACGCAGAAGAAGAATGGACGAAATGAACGACGGTAATGATGACTACAGAGGCAACCAGCGCAGCAGTTCTAACTATACAGGAAGAACTACCTACGATGGACCTCCATACTCTTACGGTTCATCATCCCGCAGAGACTACGAGTGGTAA
- a CDS encoding PA14 domain-containing protein — MPVFVWLFCNLGPLPAALAQPSGFIDEKIGGNWNAAVGMAFSKDGNRMYVWEKGGRVWIVENGQRLPNPLIDISEEVGDWKDHGMLGFALDPNFDSNGYFYLLYAVDRHHLLHFGKSSYSASANEYFNASIGRLTRYTARTSDNKRSTDMSSRKILIGESITQGLPILYTGHGVGSLVFGEDGSLLLSIGDGASAGYIDMGFDPANPNDTYITQALRDGIITQKENIGSYRSQQVDCINGKILRVDPATGNGLPGNPYYNSGSPRSASSRVWVLGLRNAFRFSVKPGSGNANFPGILYIGDVGWYVWEEINVATRPGMNFGWPVFEGLEQQEWYFHKQVPNNYAAPNPLYGTGNCTQQYFYYGDMIKQVRRTTAPYFYNPCNYNQAIPNSYRLFVHARPAFEWKHSERGGGSRTGIFNGEDAAVAMIGAANSPVSGPQFSGSSVTGGVWYTGTDFPPQYRNTYFFGDYVGGWIKNSTFDVDEMPRSISNFKDSDAFVVALATNPVSGGIYYIKYATEIHLIRYSSGNLPPKAVATADKLSGASPFTVRFTGSGSSDPEGQSLRYEWNFGDNTPVSTEANPSHTFTASGLASFHVVLKVTDAGGLSSTATLLVSINNTAPVVTITSPAQGTRFPLTQNTVYNLTANVTDREHSGSQLQYQWQTVLHHNDHTHPEPIDSKPSTTTTITPVGCDGEIYFYRISLKVTDAGGLTGSSYVDLYPDCSGGVSKPLTITSPANGATFAAGSNIPLSVSFAEVVRSWARVEYWQGTAKIAEATATPFSAAWQSVPAGTYSIVAKAFDAQGHTAQSDAVAVTVTSGGGGNTGTGRITREYWPNLSGYGVASIPVNSAPSSVSELTLFEGPSNIADNYGTRYRGYVTAPVSGQYTFWIAADNNADLWLSTSEDPSQKVKLAYVNGWTYEREWTKFSTQQSVKVTLEAGRRYYIEALQKEEAGGDHLAVGWQLPNGTLERPIPGNRLSPYGSTPGQYTVTATAGAGGTVALSPQKATYTSGERVTVTATANAGYVFSSWSGSATGSTNPLSLTITDNMAITANFQPGNTGKITREYWQNVYGVPVTNIPLSSPPTSVSELTVFESPINIGDNYGTRIRGYVTAPATGQYTFWLSGDDVAELWLSTSESPAGKVRIAYLDAYTYSREWTRYSTQQSAKINLEAGKRYYVEVLQKEQGGGDHVAVGWQLPNATFERPIPGNRLSPYIQGMSGTAMAATAEPLSDADKVILYPNPFSEGITLAFKEPGETLQEVAVLDILSRVVYRKTEQLQLTHGELTINLKDAKLQTGIYLLRYINSKGKVYLIKMKKS, encoded by the coding sequence TTGCCTGTATTCGTATGGCTCTTTTGCAACCTCGGCCCCCTTCCAGCTGCACTCGCACAACCCTCCGGCTTTATCGATGAAAAGATAGGCGGCAACTGGAATGCGGCAGTAGGTATGGCCTTTTCGAAAGACGGAAACCGCATGTACGTGTGGGAGAAGGGCGGTAGGGTATGGATCGTGGAAAACGGGCAGCGGCTGCCGAACCCGCTCATCGACATCAGCGAGGAGGTGGGAGACTGGAAAGACCACGGCATGCTCGGCTTTGCCCTGGACCCGAACTTCGACAGCAACGGCTACTTTTACCTGCTGTACGCCGTCGACAGGCACCACCTGCTGCACTTTGGCAAAAGCAGCTACAGCGCTAGCGCGAACGAATACTTCAACGCTTCCATCGGCAGGCTTACCCGGTATACCGCCAGGACCTCCGATAACAAAAGAAGCACAGACATGAGCTCCCGAAAAATATTGATAGGGGAGTCTATAACACAGGGCCTGCCTATTCTGTATACCGGCCACGGCGTCGGCTCGTTGGTGTTCGGCGAAGACGGTTCGCTGTTACTCTCCATTGGTGACGGTGCATCAGCCGGTTACATCGACATGGGCTTCGACCCGGCCAACCCGAACGATACCTATATTACGCAGGCGCTGCGCGACGGCATCATCACTCAAAAAGAAAACATTGGCTCCTACCGCTCGCAGCAGGTGGACTGCATCAACGGCAAAATACTACGCGTAGACCCCGCCACGGGCAATGGCCTGCCCGGCAACCCTTACTACAACTCCGGTAGCCCACGCTCGGCGTCGTCCAGGGTATGGGTGCTGGGGCTGCGCAACGCCTTCCGCTTTTCGGTAAAGCCGGGCAGCGGTAATGCGAATTTTCCGGGTATACTGTACATCGGGGATGTAGGCTGGTATGTGTGGGAGGAGATAAATGTGGCTACAAGGCCGGGAATGAACTTTGGCTGGCCTGTTTTTGAGGGGCTGGAGCAGCAGGAATGGTATTTCCATAAGCAGGTGCCCAACAACTATGCTGCGCCCAACCCTTTGTACGGCACCGGCAACTGCACACAGCAGTACTTTTACTACGGCGATATGATTAAGCAGGTAAGGCGCACCACGGCTCCCTACTTTTATAACCCCTGCAACTACAATCAGGCTATTCCGAACTCGTACCGGCTTTTTGTACATGCCAGGCCGGCATTTGAGTGGAAGCACTCCGAAAGAGGGGGCGGCTCCAGAACAGGTATATTTAATGGAGAGGATGCCGCTGTGGCCATGATCGGGGCGGCGAATTCTCCTGTGTCGGGGCCGCAGTTCTCGGGCAGCTCGGTAACGGGCGGTGTGTGGTATACAGGCACCGATTTTCCGCCTCAGTACAGAAACACCTACTTCTTCGGAGACTATGTGGGTGGCTGGATCAAGAACTCGACGTTTGATGTGGACGAAATGCCCCGAAGCATCAGCAACTTTAAGGATAGTGATGCCTTTGTGGTAGCCTTGGCTACCAACCCTGTCTCGGGAGGAATCTACTATATAAAGTATGCCACCGAAATCCATCTGATAAGGTATAGCTCCGGTAACCTGCCGCCCAAGGCTGTTGCCACTGCCGACAAGCTATCCGGTGCCAGCCCCTTCACGGTCAGGTTTACAGGTTCCGGCTCTTCCGATCCCGAGGGGCAGTCGCTGCGCTACGAGTGGAACTTCGGAGACAATACTCCTGTGAGCACCGAGGCTAACCCAAGTCATACCTTTACAGCATCTGGCCTTGCCAGCTTTCATGTGGTGCTAAAGGTAACCGATGCCGGTGGCTTATCTTCAACGGCCACTCTGCTTGTTTCCATCAACAATACGGCGCCGGTAGTCACCATTACGAGCCCCGCACAAGGTACCAGGTTCCCGCTCACGCAGAACACCGTCTACAACCTGACGGCCAATGTAACCGACAGGGAGCACTCAGGGTCGCAGTTGCAGTACCAGTGGCAAACGGTGCTGCACCATAACGATCACACGCACCCTGAGCCGATTGATTCCAAGCCTTCCACCACTACGACAATCACACCCGTGGGCTGCGACGGCGAAATCTATTTCTACCGCATCTCTTTAAAAGTAACCGATGCCGGCGGCCTGACCGGTTCCAGTTATGTAGACCTGTACCCCGACTGCAGTGGGGGCGTTAGCAAACCTTTAACCATTACCTCTCCTGCAAACGGAGCCACATTTGCGGCGGGCAGCAACATACCCTTGAGTGTGAGTTTTGCGGAAGTTGTGCGCAGCTGGGCCAGGGTGGAGTATTGGCAGGGAACAGCCAAAATAGCGGAGGCTACAGCTACACCTTTCAGCGCTGCCTGGCAAAGTGTACCGGCAGGTACCTATAGTATTGTTGCCAAAGCCTTTGACGCGCAGGGCCACACAGCACAGTCCGATGCCGTAGCGGTTACTGTAACAAGCGGAGGGGGAGGAAATACAGGTACAGGCAGGATCACGCGCGAATACTGGCCGAACCTGTCAGGCTACGGTGTTGCCTCCATACCCGTTAACAGTGCGCCGTCATCGGTTTCGGAGCTTACCCTGTTCGAGGGGCCCAGTAACATCGCCGACAACTACGGCACGCGCTACAGGGGCTATGTGACGGCGCCGGTGTCGGGGCAATATACCTTCTGGATAGCAGCCGACAACAATGCCGACTTGTGGCTGAGCACCTCAGAAGATCCCTCCCAGAAAGTGAAGCTAGCCTACGTAAACGGCTGGACTTACGAGCGGGAGTGGACAAAGTTCAGCACACAGCAGTCGGTGAAGGTTACGCTGGAGGCGGGCAGGCGCTATTACATAGAGGCGCTGCAGAAAGAGGAGGCCGGAGGCGATCACCTAGCCGTGGGCTGGCAGCTGCCGAACGGCACACTGGAGCGGCCTATACCCGGCAACAGGCTCAGCCCTTACGGCAGCACCCCGGGGCAGTATACCGTAACGGCCACTGCGGGTGCGGGAGGCACAGTAGCTCTGTCGCCGCAGAAAGCCACCTATACCTCCGGTGAAAGAGTTACCGTAACGGCCACTGCTAATGCAGGCTATGTCTTCAGTAGTTGGAGCGGCAGCGCTACGGGCAGCACCAACCCGCTTAGCCTTACCATAACCGACAACATGGCCATCACAGCTAATTTCCAGCCAGGCAACACGGGTAAAATTACGCGGGAATACTGGCAGAACGTGTACGGGGTGCCCGTGACCAATATACCGCTTTCCAGTCCGCCTACCAGCGTCAGTGAACTCACTGTTTTTGAATCGCCCATCAATATTGGCGACAACTACGGCACCCGTATCCGGGGCTACGTGACCGCACCTGCCACAGGGCAGTACACCTTCTGGCTCTCCGGTGATGATGTGGCGGAACTGTGGCTAAGCACTTCTGAAAGTCCGGCAGGCAAAGTAAGAATCGCCTATCTCGATGCCTATACCTACTCCCGCGAATGGACCAGGTACAGTACGCAGCAGTCTGCCAAAATAAACCTGGAGGCAGGCAAACGCTATTATGTGGAAGTGCTGCAAAAAGAGCAGGGTGGTGGCGACCATGTGGCGGTAGGGTGGCAGTTGCCAAATGCTACGTTTGAACGCCCTATTCCAGGTAACCGATTATCGCCTTACATCCAAGGTATGTCGGGTACTGCTATGGCTGCTACGGCCGAACCGCTGTCTGATGCCGATAAGGTAATACTTTACCCGAACCCTTTCTCGGAGGGAATAACGCTTGCCTTTAAAGAGCCAGGGGAGACACTGCAGGAAGTGGCCGTGCTGGATATACTGAGCAGGGTGGTATACAGAAAAACAGAACAGCTCCAGCTCACCCACGGCGAGCTAACCATTAATCTGAAAGATGCAAAACTTCAGACAGGCATTTACCTACTGCGCTACATTAACAGCAAAGGAAAAGTTTACCTGATCAAAATGAAGAAAAGCTAG
- a CDS encoding type IA DNA topoisomerase translates to MKVCIAEKPSVAREIAMVIGAKTKRDGYYEGNGYQVTWTFGHFCQLREPDDYRPEWKRWSLYDLPMLPERYGIKLLKDKGVENQFNIIKKLLENAEEVINCGDAGQEGEVIQRWVLTEAQYRRPFKRLWISSLTEEAIRQGFAQLRDGKEFDLLYQAGKSRAIGDWLLGLNATRLFTLKYAQGRQTLSIGRVQTPTLAMIVNRHHEIQNFVPQPYWELKTIYRDTTFSSTNGRFHQEEEGQKILEAIQQADLTITDVDTKKGTEAPPKLFDLTSLQIECNNKLSLSAEETLRTVQSLYEKKVVSYPRVDTTFLPDDIYPKIPGILQGLRNYSQEVAPLLQSKIRKTKKVFNNNKVTDHHAIIPTGAAASNLYGREADVYDIITRRFIAAFYPDCIVSNTSVMADSAGYAFRVRGKQILEPGWRVLYGTEDVKPDAPAGKEGENKDEEVASGILPNFVIGEHGPHVPLLDKKMTNPPKEYTEATLLRAMETAGKQVEDEELKDALKENGIGRPSTRAAIIETLYKRQYIRKDKKKIMPTQMGIDLIGVIRNQTLKSAEMTGQWERKLRQIEGGEFKADAFLQELQEFVVSLVQEVKYDRATVTLEPQQEVTPKEAAPTEKKKVKAAKAVNDPAKGLGSCPACSEGHILKGSKAYGCARFKEGCRFLIPIEQHGKQLTEKQVSSLISKRKTPVIKGFKTEAGESFDAILLLDAQNQLVTEKAEKAPAADPFALCPKCRQGKLLKGKAAYGCSRFREGCNFLLHFEMGGKQLSDKQIEALLLKGKTGTIKGFTSDKTGEAFDAALTINEAGQVIYQFK, encoded by the coding sequence TTGAAAGTTTGTATTGCTGAGAAACCGAGTGTAGCCCGTGAGATAGCCATGGTGATTGGTGCCAAAACAAAGAGAGATGGCTATTACGAAGGCAACGGCTACCAGGTCACCTGGACCTTTGGCCATTTCTGCCAGCTTCGCGAACCCGATGACTACCGCCCCGAGTGGAAACGCTGGAGCCTCTACGACCTGCCAATGCTGCCAGAACGCTATGGCATCAAGCTTTTGAAAGATAAAGGTGTAGAGAATCAGTTCAACATTATTAAAAAGCTACTGGAGAATGCCGAGGAAGTAATTAACTGTGGTGATGCAGGCCAGGAAGGAGAAGTAATACAGCGCTGGGTACTTACGGAGGCGCAATACAGGCGGCCATTTAAACGCCTCTGGATTTCATCGCTTACCGAGGAAGCCATACGCCAGGGCTTTGCGCAACTACGCGACGGAAAAGAATTCGACTTACTGTACCAGGCAGGTAAAAGCCGCGCCATCGGCGACTGGCTGCTGGGCCTGAATGCCACCCGCTTGTTCACTTTAAAATATGCGCAGGGGCGACAGACACTATCTATAGGCAGAGTGCAGACACCAACGCTGGCCATGATCGTGAACCGCCACCACGAAATACAGAACTTTGTGCCGCAACCTTACTGGGAGCTTAAAACCATTTACCGCGACACAACTTTCTCCAGCACCAACGGCCGCTTCCACCAGGAGGAAGAAGGCCAGAAGATATTGGAAGCCATACAACAGGCTGATCTTACCATTACCGATGTCGATACCAAAAAAGGCACGGAAGCACCACCAAAGCTTTTCGACCTGACGTCGCTGCAGATCGAGTGCAACAACAAGCTCAGCTTATCGGCAGAGGAAACCTTACGCACGGTGCAAAGCCTTTACGAGAAGAAAGTGGTTTCATACCCGCGTGTAGACACAACCTTTCTTCCGGACGATATTTACCCTAAAATTCCGGGCATTCTGCAGGGCCTCCGAAACTATAGCCAGGAGGTGGCACCACTGCTGCAAAGCAAGATCCGCAAAACCAAGAAGGTATTTAACAATAACAAAGTAACCGACCACCACGCCATTATACCGACAGGTGCTGCTGCCAGTAACCTGTATGGGCGCGAGGCCGATGTATACGATATAATTACCCGCCGCTTTATCGCTGCTTTTTATCCGGATTGTATTGTGAGCAACACCTCTGTTATGGCCGATTCTGCGGGCTATGCCTTCAGAGTGCGTGGAAAGCAGATATTGGAACCGGGCTGGCGTGTGCTATATGGTACTGAAGATGTAAAACCGGACGCCCCTGCCGGTAAAGAAGGCGAAAACAAAGATGAAGAAGTAGCCAGTGGTATTCTGCCAAACTTTGTAATCGGAGAGCACGGGCCGCACGTGCCCCTGCTCGACAAGAAAATGACCAACCCGCCGAAAGAGTATACCGAAGCCACCTTGCTGCGTGCCATGGAAACAGCAGGCAAACAGGTAGAAGATGAAGAACTGAAGGATGCTCTGAAAGAGAACGGTATCGGACGACCTTCTACCCGGGCCGCTATTATCGAAACCCTCTACAAAAGGCAGTACATCCGCAAAGACAAAAAGAAGATCATGCCTACTCAGATGGGCATCGACCTGATTGGTGTTATCCGCAATCAGACTCTAAAATCGGCAGAGATGACCGGGCAATGGGAACGCAAGCTACGCCAGATAGAAGGTGGCGAATTTAAAGCGGATGCTTTTTTACAGGAGCTACAGGAGTTCGTGGTAAGCCTGGTGCAGGAAGTAAAATACGACCGCGCCACCGTTACACTGGAGCCACAGCAGGAAGTGACCCCGAAAGAAGCTGCCCCTACAGAAAAGAAAAAAGTGAAAGCAGCCAAGGCAGTGAACGATCCAGCCAAAGGCCTTGGCTCCTGCCCTGCCTGTTCCGAAGGCCACATTCTGAAAGGCTCCAAAGCCTACGGTTGTGCCCGCTTTAAAGAAGGCTGCCGATTCCTGATTCCGATAGAGCAACACGGAAAGCAACTCACCGAGAAACAGGTAAGCTCACTGATCAGCAAAAGAAAAACTCCGGTTATAAAAGGTTTTAAAACAGAAGCGGGCGAAAGCTTTGATGCCATACTGCTCCTGGATGCACAAAACCAACTGGTAACGGAGAAGGCTGAAAAAGCTCCTGCCGCCGATCCTTTTGCCCTTTGCCCGAAATGCAGGCAAGGAAAGCTGCTGAAAGGCAAAGCAGCCTATGGCTGCAGCCGCTTCCGGGAAGGCTGTAATTTTTTACTTCACTTTGAAATGGGTGGAAAACAACTCTCCGACAAACAGATAGAAGCGCTGCTGCTGAAAGGTAAAACAGGCACTATTAAAGGCTTTACCTCCGATAAAACCGGCGAGGCTTTTGATGCCGCTTTAACCATAAATGAAGCTGGTCAGGTGATTTACCAGTTCAAATAA